In one Pseudodesulfovibrio tunisiensis genomic region, the following are encoded:
- a CDS encoding M15 family metallopeptidase: protein MPRAIEAPAIPDSGAPSWDTVFTAKIREGNERFVPLSLAQDHILVRPAYFVAGINGAVPECYAREGIRQRLLKANSLLPKGMRLIILDTWRGKDVQTELFRRCAEALTKAYPDRDATEIEEMTSEFVARPSVDPTRPSPHSTGGAVDLTIATTDGAPLFFGAPFDYPGPVSNTRYFEEKLERGEKLDDNEQAALKNRRLLYDVMIQSGFVNYHGEWWHFEYGTQRWAYVKGEDHAFYGVKRITMNSFEAFNNSRDSSEIVTLLSAGG from the coding sequence ATGCCCAGAGCCATTGAAGCCCCGGCGATCCCGGATTCCGGCGCACCTTCCTGGGACACCGTGTTCACCGCAAAAATCAGGGAAGGCAACGAACGGTTCGTGCCCCTTTCCCTGGCTCAGGATCATATCCTTGTTCGCCCCGCATACTTTGTGGCAGGCATCAACGGCGCCGTACCCGAATGCTATGCGCGCGAAGGCATCCGCCAAAGGCTGCTCAAGGCCAACTCCCTGCTACCCAAGGGCATGCGCCTGATCATTCTGGATACATGGCGCGGCAAGGACGTGCAGACCGAACTGTTCCGGCGCTGCGCCGAAGCCCTGACCAAGGCGTACCCGGACAGGGATGCAACGGAAATCGAGGAAATGACCAGCGAATTCGTGGCACGCCCCAGCGTGGATCCGACTCGGCCCTCTCCACACTCCACGGGCGGGGCCGTGGACCTGACCATCGCCACCACGGACGGCGCGCCCCTGTTCTTCGGCGCACCGTTCGACTATCCCGGCCCGGTGTCCAACACCCGATACTTCGAGGAAAAGCTCGAACGCGGCGAAAAACTGGATGACAACGAGCAGGCCGCGCTGAAAAACCGCAGGCTGCTCTACGACGTCATGATCCAGTCCGGCTTCGTCAACTACCACGGCGAATGGTGGCACTTTGAATACGGCACCCAGCGCTGGGCCTACGTCAAGGGCGAGGACCACGCGTTCTACGGGGTCAAGCGGATCACCATGAATTCCTTCGAGGCGTTCAACAACTCCCGCGACAGCTCGGAAATCGTGACCCTGCTCAGCGCGGGCGGCTGA
- a CDS encoding sigma-54 interaction domain-containing protein — translation MPKTDHFGLDFETFARLIDNLHDEIIIYDNNYRMLYVNKACERHYGFTQKEMVGLPFWEVVRRHHAWDRSVLPTVYEHKRPVKQKQKTYLGLDVLTIAVPILDDAGEVEYVLLSIRDNFHEEQIPSRDHFSGNKDGEENHLPEDFIYHSCLMEQVVDAARKVGDLSSPCLLLGESGCGKSLLAKYIHANSIRSDKPFVVVNCAAIPQELFESELFGHVRGAFSGATQARGGLFAKAEGGTLFLDEISELPLSMQAKLLHAVQEMEYRPVGSSQTVKADVRILAASNRNLERMVGSGAFRQDLYFRLNVFDIMIPPLRDRREDLVPLLFHFLNKFGRLHGKGKRLSAEALNLLCQHSWPGNIRELAHLVERLVVTVEDEVITVDHLPASIYATMPHPALPTLNVSGSLDNAVESLERKLVLDALAMHGSSRKVAAALGISQSRASRLIRKYTKQNES, via the coding sequence ATGCCCAAAACCGACCATTTCGGCCTTGATTTCGAAACGTTCGCCAGGCTCATCGACAACCTGCACGACGAAATCATCATCTACGACAACAACTATCGCATGCTGTACGTGAACAAGGCATGCGAACGGCATTACGGCTTCACGCAGAAGGAGATGGTCGGTCTCCCGTTCTGGGAAGTGGTCCGCAGACACCATGCCTGGGACAGATCGGTCCTGCCCACGGTCTATGAGCACAAACGCCCGGTCAAGCAGAAGCAGAAGACCTATCTCGGGCTGGACGTGTTGACCATCGCGGTCCCGATTCTGGACGATGCAGGCGAGGTGGAATACGTCCTCCTCAGCATCCGGGACAACTTTCACGAAGAACAGATCCCCAGCCGGGACCACTTCTCGGGCAACAAGGACGGCGAAGAAAACCATCTTCCCGAAGATTTCATCTATCACAGTTGCCTCATGGAACAGGTGGTGGATGCGGCGCGCAAGGTGGGCGACCTGAGCTCCCCGTGCCTCCTGCTCGGCGAATCCGGCTGCGGCAAAAGCCTGCTCGCCAAGTACATCCACGCGAACAGCATCCGTTCGGACAAGCCGTTCGTGGTGGTCAACTGTGCCGCCATTCCTCAGGAGCTGTTCGAATCCGAACTCTTCGGACATGTTCGGGGCGCATTTTCCGGTGCAACGCAGGCCCGGGGCGGCCTCTTTGCCAAGGCCGAAGGCGGAACCCTGTTTCTCGACGAAATTTCCGAGCTTCCCCTGTCCATGCAGGCCAAGCTCCTGCACGCGGTGCAGGAAATGGAATACCGCCCTGTCGGCAGTTCCCAGACAGTCAAGGCGGACGTGCGCATTCTGGCCGCTTCCAACCGGAATCTGGAACGCATGGTGGGCAGCGGCGCCTTTCGGCAGGACCTCTACTTCCGGCTCAACGTGTTCGACATCATGATCCCTCCGCTTCGGGACCGCCGGGAAGACCTCGTGCCTCTGCTCTTCCACTTCCTGAACAAGTTCGGCCGACTGCACGGCAAGGGCAAACGGCTGTCCGCCGAAGCCCTGAATCTTCTCTGCCAGCACTCCTGGCCGGGCAACATCCGCGAACTCGCGCATCTGGTGGAACGTCTCGTGGTCACGGTCGAGGACGAAGTCATCACCGTGGATCATCTGCCCGCATCCATCTACGCCACCATGCCGCATCCTGCCCTTCCGACGCTGAACGTGTCGGGATCACTTGACAATGCTGTCGAATCTCTGGAACGCAAGCTTGTGCTCGATGCTCTGGCCATGCACGGCAGTTCACGCAAGGTCGCGGCAGCATTGGGGATCAGCCAATCCCGCGCCTCCCGTCTCATACGAAAATACACCAAACAAAACGAGTCCTGA
- a CDS encoding TRAP transporter large permease, producing MSFVLLAVFFIALICGLPLFAAMLTTAITGFAYIGDLSQFRIMIQQFYGGMEPFSLLAIPYFILVGELMGYSGLTERLLRFAEALVGHLKGGLGYVTVVASIIFAGVNGSAAADASAVGSIMIPAMKKGGYPGPYAAGLTAGSSLIGPIIPPSIFMILFGSMTKTNVGGLFMAGVLPGILLGTAFMLMHRASASRLNLPIVNSRFSFSDLLAATGGAITALIAPAIIIGGILFGFMTPTESGAVASLYVLIVGLIWTRKLNIRNIGKALSNTVRLSSVIFVVIGAATIVGWILSSEQVPQKLAPIVLQYAKTPTMVLLFMSVIIFVVGMFMEEIAALVLLTPVFAPLAVAAGIDPLHFGIVMTLNITIALITPPMGACVYIVSSIGSVPLEKMFRHIWPFVIVALGCQLLLIFFPSISLWLPRMLGY from the coding sequence ATGAGTTTCGTTCTCCTGGCCGTGTTTTTCATTGCCCTGATCTGCGGGCTCCCGCTGTTTGCGGCCATGCTGACCACGGCCATCACCGGCTTCGCCTACATCGGAGACCTCTCCCAGTTCCGGATCATGATCCAGCAGTTCTACGGAGGCATGGAGCCCTTTTCCCTGCTGGCCATTCCCTACTTCATTCTGGTCGGCGAACTCATGGGCTATTCCGGGCTGACCGAACGGCTGCTCAGATTTGCCGAGGCTCTGGTCGGGCATCTCAAGGGCGGACTGGGCTACGTCACGGTCGTGGCAAGCATCATTTTCGCGGGCGTGAACGGATCGGCTGCAGCGGACGCATCCGCCGTGGGGTCCATCATGATCCCGGCCATGAAAAAGGGCGGCTACCCCGGCCCCTATGCAGCCGGACTCACTGCGGGCAGTTCCCTGATCGGTCCCATCATCCCGCCCAGCATCTTCATGATCCTGTTCGGTTCCATGACAAAAACCAATGTAGGCGGCCTGTTCATGGCGGGCGTGCTTCCGGGCATACTGCTCGGCACGGCCTTCATGCTCATGCATCGGGCCAGCGCATCCAGACTGAACCTGCCCATCGTGAACTCGCGGTTCTCGTTTTCCGACCTGCTTGCCGCGACCGGCGGAGCCATCACTGCGCTGATCGCACCGGCCATCATCATCGGCGGCATCCTGTTCGGATTCATGACTCCCACGGAGTCCGGAGCCGTGGCCAGCCTCTATGTGCTGATAGTTGGCCTGATCTGGACCCGCAAGCTGAACATCCGCAACATCGGCAAGGCCCTGTCCAACACGGTGCGCCTGTCGAGCGTGATCTTCGTGGTCATTGGCGCGGCAACCATCGTGGGCTGGATACTGTCTTCGGAACAGGTTCCCCAGAAACTCGCGCCCATCGTGCTCCAGTATGCCAAGACCCCGACCATGGTCCTGCTCTTCATGAGCGTGATCATCTTCGTGGTGGGCATGTTCATGGAGGAAATCGCCGCACTGGTGCTGTTGACCCCGGTCTTCGCACCTCTGGCCGTGGCCGCGGGCATCGACCCGCTGCACTTCGGCATCGTCATGACCCTGAACATCACCATCGCCCTGATCACGCCGCCCATGGGCGCATGCGTGTACATCGTTTCCTCGATCGGCTCCGTGCCTCTGGAAAAGATGTTCCGCCACATCTGGCCGTTCGTGATCGTGGCCCTCGGCTGCCAGCTCCTGCTGATCTTCTTTCCGTCGATCTCGCTGTGGCTGCCCAGAATGCTCGGCTACTAG
- a CDS encoding TRAP transporter small permease, with protein MDSVASFCKKASDVLERLCLCGAGALLAINLMTVMLGVFGRFFRPPMWTTDLAKITLVWLVMLAAAPALKRGEHMVIRIIVDRLPKTQRQVVTVLRRIAFFAILALMIVLGFQYAYKLRLFTIMTLGIKKSIPLLAVPIGMGLMFIEYALQQFIPLEHADHSKKNDEEVAS; from the coding sequence ATGGATTCCGTCGCCAGCTTTTGCAAAAAAGCCTCTGACGTTCTGGAGCGCCTCTGCCTTTGCGGGGCCGGGGCGCTCCTCGCCATCAATCTGATGACGGTCATGCTCGGCGTGTTCGGCCGGTTCTTCCGGCCTCCCATGTGGACCACCGACCTCGCCAAGATCACGCTGGTCTGGCTGGTCATGCTGGCCGCAGCCCCGGCACTCAAGCGCGGGGAACACATGGTCATCCGCATCATCGTGGACCGGCTGCCCAAAACCCAGCGTCAGGTCGTCACGGTCCTGCGACGCATCGCGTTTTTCGCCATCCTCGCCCTCATGATCGTGCTCGGATTCCAGTACGCGTACAAGCTGCGGCTGTTCACCATCATGACTCTGGGCATCAAGAAAAGCATTCCCCTGCTGGCCGTTCCCATCGGCATGGGACTCATGTTCATCGAGTACGCCCTCCAGCAGTTCATTCCCCTTGAACACGCCGATCATTCGAAAAAGAACGACGAGGAGGTCGCTTCATGA